The following coding sequences are from one Humulus lupulus chromosome X, drHumLupu1.1, whole genome shotgun sequence window:
- the LOC133805568 gene encoding uncharacterized protein LOC133805568 — protein sequence MAKKKKSTRKPVTRSVAQGSPSILDENDQEGSAAGDAIFEGEVPTKGLTLIAKVVKSTEFRENQVAEHWASGMATLSLNHPSWADKVEKGDYQAPAHNQWQQFMAGKLSFCDKKLEFAEPLIKDGKKITQVDIEEVKCQSANWSSAIICMVLGANPPMAVFEGFIKRVWGHLGIVQIARMTMGLTMVKFNDDATRDCVLENGILQFDRKLVIICPWTTDLSAVRLIRSVPLWIRLHDLGLQYWGSKCLSALVSTIGKSIMVEKFTRERSRVQFARVFVEMDIPDNPPRIIQYLNEYGQLVEQAVDYEWLPMKCKVCSGYGHAMVDCRMEMKIQWVQKDTQPKIDLEGGGGGGGGGGDKGNQHMVDIPDLSKGSANATTIAEGQNISEATWKNPKKVVLLSKQGPTETVSTLAAKVPTGPGQNRKNSFKVLQEQAEGEKGDICGRNKVGVGALLETKMRGNKVVELMAHKFTNLDFYSSPVTEGKILIIWRKIFVKVIIIEETNYGERKRLWQSLPRLTLPAKSWVIWGDFNAIFTVKDRSGGKPVSKSKLMDSSQWLAGNQVDSLKSTGSFFTWTNNQDGPARIYSKIDHVFTNDDWLDFFPTSTAVFHWETVSDHCSCIVSATSMENMGVKLFRFYNFWIDHQDFKEVNLNSWRKPINETGLKAIYLKTMTLKHRLKRFNRDNIGDIGVKYQEAKGHYQEAQIQAQKHP from the exons AtggcaaagaagaagaaatcgACTCGGAAGCCTGTGACACGTTCGGTTGCCCAGGGCTCTCCGTCAATCCTAGATGAGAATGATCAGGAAGGCTCTGCTGCTGGTGATGCAATCTTTGAAGGTGAGGTGCCGACTAAGGGGTTGACTCTCATTGCTAAAGTGGTTAAGTCGACAGAATTTAGGGAAAACCAGGTTGCTGAGCATTGGGCCTCTGGGATGGCTACTCTATCGTTGAACCATCCTAGCTGGGCGGACAAGGTGGAGAAAGGTGACTATCAGGCCCCGGCTCACAATCAATGGCAACAATTCATGGCGGGTAAACTCTCATTTTGTGACAAAAAACTAGAGTTTGCTGAACCCTTGATTAAAGATGGTAAGAAAATTACTCAGGTTGATATTGAAGAGGTCAAATGCCAATCTGCTAATTGGAGTTCTGCAATTATTTGTATGGTTCTTGGTGCTAATCCCCCAATGGCTGTGTTTGAAGGGTTCATCAAAAGAGTTTGGGGTCATCTAGGGATTGTTCAAATAGCTAGAATGACAATGGGGCTGACTATGGTCAAGTTTAATGATGATGCTACTCGAGATTGCGTGCTTGAAAATGGTATCCTTCAGTTTGATAGGAAACTAGTTATCATCTGTCCATGGACTACTGATCTCAGTGCAGTTCGCTTAATCCGCTCAGTACCTCTGTGGATACGATTACATGACTTAGGCCTTCAGTATTGGGGTAGCAAATGCCTTAGTGCTCTTGTGAGTACGATAGGTAAATCGATCATGGTAGAAAAATTTACTCGAGAGCGATCTAGAGTTCAATTTGCTAGGGTTTTTGTGGAGATGGATATACCAGATAATCCCCCTAGGATTATACAATACCTTAATGAGTATGGTCAACTTGTTGAACAGGCGGTGGATTATGAATGGCTTCCTATGAAATGTAAAGTATGCTCTGGATATGGTCATGCCATGGTGGACTGTCGAATGGAGATGAAAATTCAGTGGGTCCAGAAGGACACTCAGCCTAAAATTGATttagaggggggggggggggggggggggggggggggggacaagGGCAACCAACATATGGTTGATATCCCTGATCTGTCTAAGGGTTCGGCCAATGCAACTACAATTGCTGAGGGACAAAACATCAGTGAAGCTACTTGGAAAAATCCAAAGAAAGTGGTTCTTCTTTCCAAACAAGGACCAACTGAAACTGTTAGTACTCTGGCTGCTAAAGTTCCAACTGGGCCAGGACAGAACCGGAAAAACTCATTTAAGGTGCTTCAAGAGCAGGCGGAGGGTGAGAAAGGAG ATATATGTGGTAGAAATAAAGTGGGGGTTGGTGCTCTATTGGAAACTAAAATGAGGGGGAATAAAGTCGTGGAGTTAATGGCTCATAAGTTTACAAATTTGGATTTTTATTCCAGTCCTGTTACTGAAGGAAAAATATTGATCATTTGGAGGAAGATATTTGTGAAAGTTATTATTATAGAGGAGACTAATTA TGGGGAACGGAAGAGATTATGGCAAAGTTTACCTAGGCTTACTCTCCCTGCAAAGTCTTGGGTTATCTGGGGTGATTTTAATGCCATATTTACTGTTAAGGATAGAAGTGGTGGTAAACCTGTTTCCAAATCGAAACTGATGGATTCTTCTCAATGGCTTGCTGGGAATCAAGTGGATTCGCTTAAAAGTACTGGATCTTTTTTTACATGGACAAATAATCAAGATGGGCCTGCTCGTATATACTCTAAGATAGACCATGTCTTTACTAATGATGACTGGCTTGATTTTTTTCCTACTTCCACAGCTGTTTTTCATTGGGAAACTGTCTCTGACCATTGTTCTTGTATTGTTTCTGCCACGTCCATGGAGAATATGGGTGTTAAATTGTTTCGATTCTATAATTTTTGGATAGATCATCAAGATTTTAAAGAGGTGAACCTGAATAGCTGGAGGAAACCGATTAATGAGACTGGTTTGAAGGCTATTTACTTGAAGACCATGACGCTGAAACATAGATTGAAGAGATTTAACAGGGACAATATTGGAGATATAGGAGTGAAATATCAAGAGGCAAAGGGTCATTACCAGGAAGCTCAAATCCAAGCTCAAAAACATCCCTGA